A window of Watersipora subatra chromosome 10, tzWatSuba1.1, whole genome shotgun sequence genomic DNA:
GCTTGCATTTTCAAATAACTTtgttttttatgtaattttttttaaaagcaagCTATTAGAAGCTTTGAACATCTGCCTGCTTACGTATGCCAGTAACATATTTAGGTTGGGCCAAGGTCATTCCACTTATCATTATTGTCAAGGTCTGATTGGGATCAATGTAAACTGCCACAATCTATTTATTCCCTCTGGCCCTCTATCCTTCTACATGTATCTGCTTTAACAATTTGTCTTGTTTTCTGTTCTCTTGGTTACCATACAGAAGGCGGCTAAAGTTCTTTGAGCAGTTAGCAATTCTTGATATCTGTTTGTAGGTACAGTcctgtgtaatatacatatatttaggaAATATACACAATTTTTAATATGGAATATGCCTATATCTAGagattatacatattatgtatatatatgtacgatACCTATATGTAAGAAATATCCATCATTCTTAATATATACGGTAATAGACATATTTCTAGGGTATGCACATTATTCTTTATATGTACCTAGCAGAATtcccggtgttgcacgggtattaaaaatcagcttaaaaacaatgagaggtaatgtagttgcctgccacttgtcattagcctggcacattgccgatggctaatttgagtaagtgtactaataagagctaactacttaaCTAACTGCTCTCCATTACATGGAGTGTCATGGACAGCGGTAACTATTTGCACCCATATAACGACGTGTATCGCCTAATGCAAGGGTCTGCAACCTTTTTTATTCAGAGTCATTTGGACCTGTTTTCTGCAGGAAAAAACGCAATGGGACCCACAAACTCTTtgatattttaactaaaaaattatataaatattacatgtaaggtttttgtttagcttttaatgcttttataccatgtttaccCCATAAAACGAAAAGGTGTgacatgtataatgatttaattgTCGAGAAAACAATTTACagttttgcaaagaacaataaaatagctaataataacttgatCGTAACGTGAAAATATTACGTTGTTTATAAGAttactttcaagaaaaattgcaaCTTCATTTTTAATTCAGTCCTTTTAGCAAAACGCTGAACTTGAATTTTAACTGCAGCAAATGTCATTCATGCAGCGATTTTTACTCAAGTTATTAGCCTTACACATCAATTCCGAAATGGCCTTTTTTCTCTCATTTCGCTCTGGATATTTTTTTGCAAAGGCAGCGTATTTATTTTGAAAGTGTCTTGCGaaatttgtctttttgtttgcaaatttctcattacatattaagcaaactggtgaaccagtctCATCAGCAATGAAAGCAATTGAATCAGAACACATAGGattaaatgttctatttttCTCTGTCACTTTTCTTTCCTTAGTATTCGCCATAGTTTGCCTATTTGGGTTAAAAAAATCAAGAATTGTCATGCCAGCTGGAGTAATTTTGGCGGTTTTATTGGTGCATAAATAATGAGGCATAACAAgtgacaatgtttgatttatcaccataattacagttttttaaattacatcacaaaatctagtaataaaacttctatattttatgaattacttAACATAcgttaaaaaagcaaaaaaatccAGTCAAAGGGAGCCGCAGTGAAGGGATGAAAGAGCCATATGTGGCTTTGGAGTCGCAGGTTGCTGACCCCTGGtctaatgaatccatcaagctcgtgtggcttaattggtaagggATTTGAGTGGTGAGGGGGAAGGTGcaaaatcaaatcttctgcgatacggattcttcattctaagcttttaatagctatagctggacatacacgcAGACACACaagctttgagaaatatatatatagacatatttttagtaaagtaactaaacattatttatatgtaataGACATAGTTCTAAAAATATGCTTCATTATTTATTTGTAATACTGTAGAACTATTTCTAGGAAATATATGTACATcattattgatatataatatgctCATATCCAGGTAACGTACAGTTTTGCCATTTGGAAATGTCTATGTCTAGTGCTATGCAGTGGTATTTTTATGCAAAACTATGTCAATATGTAGGGAATATACATCACTTACGTGGAAGAGAGATCTGCTGCAGACATGGCTGGTCTCCTTGCACATGATAAGATACTTCAGGTATGTCTATATTCTGTACCACCTTTCATGATATTAAAGTATCACATGGTTGACTGTACAAGTCCACAGTACACCACAGGAGTAATTTTGGCGGTTTTATTGGTGCATAAATAATGAGGCATACCAAatgacaatgtttgatttatcgccatagttacaattttttaaattatattacaaaatcttccattaaaattatattacaaatattacCTGGTTAACTGTATGAGTTCACATTGTACCGCGGCATCACATAGTTGCTTGTATTAGTACACAATGTACTACAACATCACATGGTTGGCTGTATGAGTACACAATGTGCCGAGCATCACATGGTTGACTGTATGAATACACAATGTGCCACAACATCACATGGTTGACTGTATGAGTACACAATATACCACAACATCACCAGGTAGACTGTATAAGTACACAAAGTACCACAACATCACTTGGTAGACTTTATAAGTACACAATGTGCCACAACATCACTCAGTAGACTGTATAAGTACACTATGTACTACATCATCACCCGGTAGACTGTATAAGTACACAATGTACCACATCATCACCCGGTAGACTGTACAAGTATACAATGTACCACAACATCATATGGTAGACTGTATGAGTACACAATGTACTACAACATCACGTGGGTTATTGTATAAGTACACAATGTACCACATCATCACCCGGTAGACTGTATGAGTACACAATGTACCACAACATCACATGGTAGACTGTATGAGTTCACATTGTACCGCGGCATCACATAGTTGCTTGTATGAGTACACAATGTACTACAACATCACATGGTTGGCTGTATGAGTACACAATGTGCCGCAGCATCACATGGTTGACTGTATGAATACACAATGTGCCACAACATCACATGGTTGACTGTATAAGTACACAATGTACCACATCATCGCCCGGTAGACTGTATGAGTACACAATGTACTACAACATCATGTGGGGTACTGTATAAGTACACAATGTACCACATCATCACCCGGTAGATTGTATGAGTACACAATGTACCACAAAATCACATGGTAGACTGTATGAGTACACAATGTACCACATTATCACCCGGTACACTGTATAAGTACACAATGTACCACATCATCACCCGGTAGACTGTATGAGTACACAATATCTCTTAGTCACTTTCACTCACTTTTACTCACTTAGTTATTTTTAGTCACTTTTATTTGATGCTATTTTAGCTTGTACCACCTCCCCAAATATACTTGAACTATTTCAATGTGAAAACTACATGATGAGTCAAATGCTGGCAGTTGATGAAAATATTGTTTGACTTCCTGTGCTTCTTCACTGGACATAACATACGATATGAATATATGGCTCCAGTTGTTTCACTAATAAAAAGTATACATGTTGAAATCTTttatgttcctgtatgaataatagcacaagatgtggtttattcactctcatagtatgtattgcactgttgccttccatacctagtttatataagcctGAGCTATGGCtatgtaataaatagctaaacaaaagcattacttgtattagaatatttagctatattagaatagatagcgcaaagttagcttgacttaagctttatgatggcaatctaacacCTCCTCACTAGTCTGGAGATAATATGAACAGACGAAACGTTACGGataaaattgtgtttgctgtCTCCTTCTAGATGATCTACGTGGATTATCTGGTCCATAATCACTGTGTAGAGGATGTCTAGGATTTGGTCTCTTTGGTTGACGCACTGGTTCTTCGGAAGGTACCGGGTTAGGTAGCCTGTCACTATTTTTATCTGATGTTAGAAATATATCTCCAGGGTGTAGGTCTTCTTTTGTACTAAATCTAGGTTGTAGTTGTTCTACATGTCTCCTCCATGTAGGCCCGCGTGGCCATACTCTAACATTAACACTTCGCTGGCCATAGACTTTAGTCACTAATGCTGGAACCCATCGaggctgattagatcttctaGGGCCACAGTATAACGCATAGCATGGATCTCCAACTTGATAGCTGTGAATCTTGTTTACTGTGTCATTCAGAAGCTGTGTATTTTTAGATTGTTTTCCTTTAGCCGAATGGGCTGgtgatggaataattgtgtcaaTTTTGTATCGGATTTGCCTTCCATGTAGCAGTTGGCTTGGTGAATATCCAGTCTCTAAAGGTGTTCTTCTATAATGCATCAGGAATTCTAATAATGCTGCATTAGGTGGTAGGGTAGACTTCCTCAAAGCTTGTTTAAGCGATTGCACCATTCTCTCAGCAGCTCCATTTGTTGCAGGATGATAAGGAGCTCCTGATAAATGTGTAATTCCTCTTTCTTTGCACCACTGTTGAAACTCTTCTGATTTAAAGGTAGTAGCATTGTCTGTAACTAATGTGTGTGGATAGCCAAAGTGTGAAAAATCTTGATCTAAAAGATCAGTAGTTGATTTTGTCGATGTAGAACTGGTCCTGTGAATGCAAGGATATTTAGTGTAAGCATCTGTGAGAACTAGCCAGTTACTTTCCATAAAGTTGATAGCATGATCTAAGTGTAAACGACTCCATGGTTTCTCTGGTAGCATCCACGGATGTACAGGATACTTTGAAGGTAGTCTCTGATTTTCAGCACACGATGTACACAACTTGCTTGTCTCCGCAATGTCAGCATCCATTCTAGGCCAGTATACTGCTGTGCGTGCTAGCTGCTTCATCCTTTGTATCTCAAAATGTCCGAGATGCAATATCTTCAATACTTCTTTTTGTAAGCTGGTAGGAATTACTACTCTGTTTCCATAGAGTAGACAACCATTACACACAGATAGtgagttttctaactttttaaattctttGATTTTAGAAGTAGCTGAAGTTGCTTCCTCTCGATGTGGCTATCCTTCTGTTGTATATCTCATGACTGTAGAGATAACAATGTCTTTAGAAGATTCCTTGACTATTACTCCTGGATCTGTAGGGTTAAGTTGAGCTCCAATAGTTTTAATAGTGTAAATGATGTCTACGTCAACATCGCCTTCCTCTCTGTCAAACTCAACATCTGGTCCAACAGGTAGCCGACTAAGAGCATCTGCATTCCCATGTTTGTTAGTCTTTCTATATTCAATTTCATATTCACATTGACTGAGTAAGAGAGCCCATCTTGCTAATCGGTTAGCAGCAAGTGCAGGAGTTCCTTTGTTAGGTGATAACATAGATATCAATGCTCGATGGTCAGTAATGATGGTGAATTTCCTGCCATAGAGAAATTGGTGAAATTTCTTCAACGCAAATATGAGAGCTAGTGCCTCTTTTTGAATCTGACCATATTTTCTTTGGGTCGCCGTCAATGTTTTAGAAGCATGCATAATAGGTCTTTCACTATTATCCTCATATCTGTGAAATAAGACAGCTCCAATTCCTTTTTCGGAAGCATCACATGCTATTCCTATAGGCAGTTTCGAGTTGAAATGTGTAAGAACTGTGTCAGCAGTCAGCAGTTGCTTTAGTTGAAGAAAACTGGTTTCCTGTTCTGCACTCCACTTCCAATGCACATTTTTTTTAGTTAGCTGATGTAATGGTTCTGTAATCGTTGATAGGTTAAGTAGGAATTTGCTGTAGAACTGTACTGATCCAAGGAATGAACGtaaactgtttatgttagtAGGTGCAGGCATCTGTTTAACAGCATCTGCTTTTAGTCCTTTGGAAATTCCTTTTGCTGAAAGGTTATGACCAAGATATTCTACCGAGGGTTGAGCAAAATGGCATTTTTCTTTACGACATCGTAAACCTTTCTCATTCAGTCTTGCAAGTAGTTGTCGCAAATTCTGTAAATGACTTGTAGCATCAGTACCACTAACCAGTATATCATCTAAATATACAGCTACCCCTGGTAGATCAGCTGTCAATTGTTCCATTATCTCCTGAAAATATCCAGGtgctgaactgattccaaacggAAGTCtcatctgtagtagtactcctttTTGAGTGCTAAAAGCAAGCTTTTTCTGACTGTTTGGTTCCAGGGGGATTTGGTTGTATGCATCAGCTAGATCAATTTTAGTATATCCGTATCCTCCTTTTAACTTGTTTATCAAGTCTTCAGGTAGAGGTATAGGCTGTCGGTGAGTCTCTAATTGTGGATTGACTGTTTgcgagtagtctccacatactctgatcgaTTTTTGATGACTGTTAGAAAGTTGCGCTTTCCTGACCGGAACTACCGGCGTACCATATTGATTAAACTGTACTGGTTTCCAAATTCCTTTTTGAATTCCAGTTTCGTAGGCTAGATTTAATTCATCTTGAATAGCAAATGGCACAGGTCGAGCTTTGTGAAACACTGGTTTTGCATCTGCTTTGAATCTTATTTCTAGCTCGTAATCCTTTAGACAGCCTAGATCGTTGGTAAATAGATCAGGAAATTCGTTGCAGAGTTGCTCGCAAGATTGTTGTAGACTTTTGTCAGCTGTTTCCTGGTCTACTATTTTACAAGTCGTAGTAGTTTGTTGACTGCGCAGGTTGTCTATTGATATCCCCAATAGTTTGATTGCTCCTCTTCTTATCAGGTTGAGATTTGGAACCTGGCTAACTACAAAGTTTAAAGCAATATGATTTCCCTTTACGGTTTTAGTATTCAGCTGGCACTGTCCAATTACTTCAATCGGATGTTTTGAAGCAGATTCGTAGTTTGTCGTTGTTGTAGAGAGTACAGGTTTTCCAAGTTTACACCAGACTTCCTCAGTgatgaagttgtcacaggcTCTTGTATCTAACTCCATCTCTACGATCTGTTCCTCTATCTCAATACTCTTTTGAAGTTGTTCCATATGTATTCTTCGAATAGTTTTAAGCTGTTGTTTTGGTGTAGATTTCTGTGCTATAGGCCTTTTATTAGTAGTTGCTTTTCTTTTTCGGCAGGCAACTCCTAAATGTCCTAACTTCTGgcaaaaattacatgtagcagatCTGTATGGACATTCCTTAGCAGTATGTGTAGTTTTATTGCATCTGTAGCAATTGGAAGTTGTCTGTCTTGCTTCTTTGTAGTTTGAAGTTCCTGTTGGTGTCTTAGTTCTATGATCTGGTTGTACCTTGTTGACTTTTTGTTGCTCTCCATATACGGTTTCATTGGCTATCTTGGCTGCATCCTCTCTTTCTGTCGCAATTTCAATAGCTCTTTTAAAAGATAGCTCAGTTTCTTTTACTTTGAACAGTGCTTTGAGAATTGCTTCATTATTTACTGAGCAGACAAACCGTGTTCTCATAGCTTCATCTAATGGGTCATCAATATTAGAAAAGTCACATGTGGTCGCTTCCTGTCTAATTCTATTTGCTAATTcatgaatagtttctccaggtttcctttTCATAGTACTCCAGAATTTATAACGCTTGCATACTAAAAATCGTGTGGGATCATATTGTTCTTTTAAGAAATTATCTATTTCCTCCATGGTAACTTCATTTATAAGTTTTGGAGTCTCCAGTTGGTCAGCCATGTTGCTGATCTGTTTGTAGCGAACAGGTGACTGATTAATTAAGAACACGTTAGCTTTTCTTTCTTCAGGTATTGAGTGAGCTGCTACAAAAGTGTCATATCGATTCATGTAATCAGTCAATAGTTCGGTAGCTGGATCATACTCTGAAAACTTGGGTAAGGCTGCCGATGGTGCTAGCTTAGCTGCTGTCTCGGTTTGACCTTTCACCAGTAGTTCCATGAGTTTCCTATTTTCTTCCAGATAAGCTTGTTGTTGTTCTTGATGAGCTTTTTGTTGCTCCTCCATCTTTTGGTGTTGAGCTGTAATTACTTCAATTAACTTATCCACTTCCGAAGACATACTTGTATACACTGCGAATGCTGTATAGGTTCCGGgttatattcttgtaagaatCTCAGTTGTACTGCTCAAGAATATcccatccttgtcgccaataacTTCTAttatgttcctgtatgaataatagcacaagatgtggtttattcactctcatagtatgtattgcattaacatgtagagacaacaaggaaagtataacagtaataaatgttacctgtatgaataataacacaagatgtggtttattcactctcatagtatgtattgcactgttgccttccagacctagtttatataagcctGAGCTATGGCTATGTAATAAATCGTTAAACAAACGAattacttgtattagaatatttagctatattagaatagatagcgcAAAGTTAGCTTAACTTAAGCTTTATGATAGCAATCTAACAAAATCTCTAGCCAGAATCATTTCTGGGCACTTCAAAAGCTTGAGGTTTGGGTATGAGTTATCACTTTCCATGCCATGCAGGAGTTTGATTATATGATTTTCTTGCGGCATCTTGTTGAGTCATACTGGTTAGATGTGCTGTAAGCTGCATGTAGTTGCATAATAATTCCGCTCTGCATTATGTGTTATTTTGTTTACTAAAATTCCCCTTACGCGGGTTTAGTTTTACCTGCTTCCAGGTTATTGTGGATATCCCTGAGCTCTTCTGCTCAAATTGTCACGTATGTAGGGTCTATTTGTTCTCTATTTGCTCCTTAGGTCAATGGAATAGACTTCACTATGATTACTCATGAGAAGGCCTGTTCAACGATTAGAAAAGACCCAATTTTGCAGATCATAGTTTACCGAAAGGATGTGCAGGATGCGTATGATGCTAAATCTGCTGGTAGCCACGCCTCTAGTGTCTCCTATCAGGGCTACGATCAGTTAGGCCATGATAATAGCTTTATATCAGCTCCCAACTCGTCATTTGCAACTCCAGACAAGTACAGTTAAACTGGGCAACTCCAGACAAGTACAGTTAAACTGGGCAACTCCAGACAAGTACAGTTAAACTGGGCAACTCCAGACAAGTACAGTTAAACTGGGCTACTTCAGACAAGTACATTTAAACTGGGCAACTCCAGACAAGTACAGTTAAACTGGGCAACTCCAGACAAGTACAGTTAAACTGGGCAACTCCAGACAAGTACAGTTAAACTGGGCAACTTCAGACAAGTACAGTTAAACTGGTCTTAGAGTTATAAACTCTGCTCATTCCATATTTGTGCCGGTGAACAATCATTTGAAATCTGATTTTTGTATCTTTACAATGTCTTTAGTTTCTTTATTTATATTCTTTTTACTTATTACGTATAGGTTTGTCACTATGGTCAGCCGCTGTCTCTAGGAGGCAGCCTGTAGTTCACCTCAGTCTATAGGCTTTACCCATACCAATATTTTATGATTACTGACAATGTATAATATCTCTCCATCAAGGCTCCCAAACAGAAAGTCTTTAGCTGCTGGTACACATGTACACGGACTGCTCATCATTGACGTCTTTCTAGATCATCTTGttagtctttttttattttgtcataACAATCAGATAGCGCATGTTAATATAAATGTTTAGGCAAACAATGTTGGTATCCtatgattttattaaattactCTATGCACATTTTAGTCTCGTTTTGCTAAGTACTGAAAGGACACCATTGCCACATGCTCAGAGGTTCTGGTTGAAGCTGTTGcggaagtcagcgctgactagccactcGCGAGTGGGTTCTGCGTACAGTTGTCTTTTACCAGAGATGGGAATTGTATAAACATCTTTGTCTTGTGCTGAATACGTAATAGCTGTCTTGTGCTGAACCGGAGTTGTTGCTAGCAATTTGACTGGTGACTACACATCCAATCAGTATACAAGGACATCATGGAGGGAGCATAGCCTATGGTTAGACATGTGACACCAACATCACTCGCTATATGAAAGGTCATGTAATATTAAACTCACCATTACTTGATAGACGAGGTCTAGAGGTGAATATTTCTATTGGAGTTGAAAAGTGAGTCTCATAAACACTCCTGCAGGGTATCTGATTGAGGATGCAAGAGCCTCCTCGCCTACCGCTTGTGGCcattaaattttgttatataaatattttgaaagcCCCATTATGGCTGTTCCTACAACTTTTTGCTTGGCCATGCACTTTCTGATGAATTAGTAAGCTTACATAACCTGATTCATTGATGTGGgagtgtatatattgtatatacatgtagagtatctatacatgtatatattgtatatacatgtagagtatctatacatgtatatattgtatatacatgtagagtatctatacatgtatatattgtatatacatgtagagtatctatacatgtatatattgtatatacatgtagagtatctatacatgtatatattgtatatacatgtagagtatctatacatgtatatattgtatatacatgtagagtatctatacatgtatatattgtatatacatgtagagtatctatacatgtatatacgatatatacatgtagagtatctatacatgtatatattgtatatacatgtagaatatctatacatgtatatattgtatatacatgtagagtatctatacatgtatatattgtatatacatgcagagtatctatacatgtatatattgtatatacatgtagagtatatatacatgtatatattgtatatacatgtatagtatctatacatgtatatattg
This region includes:
- the LOC137406299 gene encoding tax1-binding protein 3 homolog isoform X1, whose protein sequence is MSLHVAGNPLNIYGIPLTLQKTQEFDKYGSPVLDSSGKPQLKCGFRIGGGIDQDPSRCPHGYPDKGIYITYVEERSAADMAGLLAHDKILQVNGIDFTMITHEKACSTIRKDPILQIIVYRKDVQDAYDAKSAGSHASSVSYQGYDQLGHDNSFISAPNSSFATPDKYS
- the LOC137406299 gene encoding tax1-binding protein 3 homolog isoform X2 — translated: MSLHVAGNPLNIYGIPLTLQKTQEFDKYGSPVLDSSGKPQLKCGFRIGGGIDQDPSRCPHGYPDKVNGIDFTMITHEKACSTIRKDPILQIIVYRKDVQDAYDAKSAGSHASSVSYQGYDQLGHDNSFISAPNSSFATPDKYS